A genomic segment from Spinacia oleracea cultivar Varoflay chromosome 3, BTI_SOV_V1, whole genome shotgun sequence encodes:
- the LOC110791396 gene encoding uncharacterized protein, whose translation MVSPERSRSMGETTTITMGGPRISFSADFMDDDSFISISPGSSLDKDDEIIIEREIVKNAAAEFEFLSGKNSLDAGHSTMLTADELFFEGKLLPYWQINHAAEKLTKLNLKSSTPEDKDNGNNNNNNNNNTKVKAHNARDQQQNGSGIMLGRDQQEPRIWFVDDDPSPRPPKCTVLWKELLRLKKSRSSTLSPSSSSSSSSSSSSSLGDAAAMEEKEKDKDKDKDKDKDKEAGLSTREKHIKRIKKGLERTRSASMRIRPMVNVPICTQSGKSTSLPPLFPLKKNKIDR comes from the coding sequence ATGGTGTCTCCTGAAAGAAGTAGATCAATGGgggaaacaacaacaataacaatggGGGGTCCAAGGATCTCATTTTCAGCAGATTTTATGGACGATGATAGCTTTATCTCTATAAGCCCAGGGTCTTCGTTGGACAAAGACGACGAAATCATCATCGAAAGGGAGATTGTGAAGAATGCAGCAGCTGAGTTTGAGTTTTTATCAGGTAAAAACAGTTTAGATGCTGGGCATTCAACAATGTTGACAGCAGATGAACTCTTCTTCGAAGGGAAACTCTTACCTTACTGGCAAATCAACCATGCAGCTGAGAAGCTTACTAAACTCAACCTCAAATCTTCAACACCAGAAGATAAAGACAacggcaacaacaacaacaataataacaacaatacgAAAGTGAAAGCGCATAATGCAAGAGATCAACAACAGAACGGGAGTGGTATTATGTTAGGGAGAGACCAACAAGAGCCAAGGATATGGTTTGTAGATGATGACCCATCACCAAGACCACCTAAGTGTACTGTTTTATGGAAAGAGTTGCTAAGATTGAAGAAGTCAAGGTCTTCGACTTTATCGCCTTCCTCGTCTTCATCGTCGTCATCGTCATCTTCAAGTTCATTAGGAGATGCAGCAGCAATggaggagaaagagaaagacAAAGACAAAGACAAAGACAAAGACAAAGACAAAGAAGCAGGATTAAGTACTAGAGAGAAACACATTAAAAGGATCAAAAAAGGTTTAGAAAGAACTAGATCAGCAAGTATGAGAATTAGGCCTATGGTAAATGTACCCATTTGTACTCAGAGTGGTAAGTCCACCTCCTTACCTCCTCTTTTTCCTCTCAAGAAAAACAAGATTGAtaggtaa